The genomic interval GCGACACGACCCCGGCGACCAGCCCGGCCGGCGGCCGGACCGCCAGCCCCACCACCAGGGAGGCGGCACCCCATGACCGACACCCACCCGGCGCCCAGACGCTGGCAGGATGCCCTGCGCTCCCTCGCCGACCCTCGCGTGTACCTGCACGCGCTGCGACTCGCGCACTTCAGCGCGTACGCACACGTGCGGCAGGTGCGACTCCTCGACCGTGGCGCGGGCGTGTCGTTCGCCCCCAACGTGTCGTTCCGCAACGCCGAGCGCATCACCCTCGGGGCCGGCACGCACGTGGGCGAACACTCGGTGCTGTGGGCGGGGAACTCGACGGGCCGGATCGTGCTGGGTCCCCAGTGCCTGCTCGGGCCGCACGTGACGCTCACTGCGTCCAACTACGGCATCGAGACGGGCACCCCCGTGATGGACCAGCCCAAGGTCGAGCGTGACATCGTCCTGGGGCGCGACGTGTGGCTCGGCGCCAACGTCGTCGTCACGGCGGGCGTGACCATCGGGGACGAGGTCGTCGTCGGCGCGGGCGCCGTCGTGACGCACGACCTGCCGTCGGGGTGCGTGGCCGCGGGCGTCCCGGCGCGCGTGATCGGCCGGCGTCCGGAGCCCGCGGCACCCGGTGCCGCCCCGCGACCGGGGGCCGACCTCCAGCCCGAGCGGGTGAGCGCACCATGACCCTCCCGGTCGTCACCCCGACCGCGCTCGCGAGCGTCGTCGTCGTCACGTTCAACACCTGCGAGGAGACCCTCGCGGCGCTGCGCACGGTGGCGTCGGGGTTCACGTCGCTGCCGCACGAGCTGGTCGTGGTCGACAACGGCACCGACGGCACGGCCGCCGCGGTGCGCGCCGCGCTGCCGGACGCCGTCGTCGTCGAGCCGGGTGAGAACCTGGGTTTCGCGCGTGCCGTCAACCTCGCCGTCGCGCACGCGCGCGGCGACGGCGTGCTGCTGCTCAACCCGGACACCACGGTGCTGCCCGGGTCGCTGCAACGCCTCGTCGAGTTCGCCGACGCGCACCCGCGCCACGGCCTGTACGGCGGGCGCACGCTGCGCCCGGACGGCACCACCGATCCCAGCTCGTGCTGGGGTGCACCCACGGTGTGGTCCCTGACGTGCTTCGCCCTCGGGCTCACGACGGCGTTGCGGCGCTCGGCGGTGTTCGACCCCGAGTCGCTGGGCCGCTGGGAGCGCGACACCGTGCGCGAGGTGCCCGTCATCACCGGCTGTCTGCTCTTCGCGCGCCGCACGGTGTGGGACGCGCTGGGTGGGCTCGACGAGGCGTACTTCCTGTACGGCGAGGACGCCGACCTCTCGGTCCGCGCGCGCCGGGCGGGGCTGCGGCCGGTGGTCGTGCCCGACGCGACCATCGTGCACGCGGTCGGCGGGTCGACGGCGTCGGCCGG from Xylanimonas allomyrinae carries:
- a CDS encoding glycosyltransferase family 2 protein, which codes for MTLPVVTPTALASVVVVTFNTCEETLAALRTVASGFTSLPHELVVVDNGTDGTAAAVRAALPDAVVVEPGENLGFARAVNLAVAHARGDGVLLLNPDTTVLPGSLQRLVEFADAHPRHGLYGGRTLRPDGTTDPSSCWGAPTVWSLTCFALGLTTALRRSAVFDPESLGRWERDTVREVPVITGCLLFARRTVWDALGGLDEAYFLYGEDADLSVRARRAGLRPVVVPDATIVHAVGGSTASAGFKLCMVMAGKTTLLRRTWGRAPARAGVALLLAGTWVRARLETSRGRTGHWAVAWRRRADWRPGYPHARTALFGPAAPTAPPVRSDRDPHADRDPHATRDPHADQDSRTDRTPRQEARA
- a CDS encoding acyltransferase; translated protein: MTDTHPAPRRWQDALRSLADPRVYLHALRLAHFSAYAHVRQVRLLDRGAGVSFAPNVSFRNAERITLGAGTHVGEHSVLWAGNSTGRIVLGPQCLLGPHVTLTASNYGIETGTPVMDQPKVERDIVLGRDVWLGANVVVTAGVTIGDEVVVGAGAVVTHDLPSGCVAAGVPARVIGRRPEPAAPGAAPRPGADLQPERVSAP